A DNA window from Lepidochelys kempii isolate rLepKem1 chromosome 9, rLepKem1.hap2, whole genome shotgun sequence contains the following coding sequences:
- the LOC140917110 gene encoding mitochondrial ubiquitin ligase activator of nfkb 1-A-like isoform X1, protein MHAAAGCDSPRGPGLPVKREGWTDRMVGFGRSRLPRPLSLDPSAVLLAGFLTPHLHIWERSLCHPMLHQLRLAQGPLHRDAPKLQVDDGLPDLLSATSGQCLHYVALEGLVLPAKAALSSQHHEKLQGVIQKLVLKEHRLIWNSLARSWNESERVVSEQVYTVPFALASPSAEAVTQVSVESPLQAARLPLETVYEHFQHPTHGFKDLISHYLSGEKPKGLLETEEMLQVGASLTGIGELALHPDGTLHLQPPSDGSDYFLHLGDWQTLLAEMESVSSFWKGAAVLCGLTGMAVILYALCRAYQQRRHKQEQEEQRRQFEALWGNGDTVTESGEGAAEDTCIICLTRPRECVLLCCGHVCCCFRCYKALPSHTCPICRSPIDRVVPLYQA, encoded by the exons ATGCATGCGGCTGCTGGGTGCGACAGTCCCCGTGGGCCGGGTCTCCCTGTTAAAAGAGAAGGATGGACAGACCGTATGGTGGGATTTGGCAGGTCACGTCTGCCCCGACCTCTCAGTCTAGACCCCTCTGCAGTTCTGCTGGCAGGATTCCTCACTCCCCACCTGCACATCTGGGAAAGGAGTCTGTGCCACCCTATGCTTCACCAGCTACGCCTGGCACAGGGCCCGCTGCACAGG GACGCCCCGAAGCTTCAGGTAGATGATGGTCTGCCTGACCTGCTATCTGCCACCAGTGGCCAGTGCCTGCATTATGTTGCCTTAGAAG GGCTTGTCCTGCCAGCAAAAGCAGCTCTGTCCAGCCAGCATCATGAGAAGCTGCAGGGAGTGATCCAGAAACTAGTTCTGAAGGAGCATCGACTGATCTGGAACAGCCTGGCCCGGAGTTG GAATGAAAGTGAGCGGGTGGTTTCGGAGCAGGTGTACACAGTGCCCTTTGCCCTGGCATCCCCCAGTGCTGAGGCAGTGACGCAGGTGAGCGTAGAGAGCCCCTTACAGGCTGCCCGGCTGCCCCTGGAGACTGTATATGAGCACTTCCAGCACCCAACCCACGGCTTCAAAGACCTGATCAGTCATTACCTGAGCGGGGAGAAGCCCAAGGGCCTCCTGGAGACAGAGGAGATGCTGCAAGTGGGGGCAAGCCTGACTGGCATCGGGGAGCTGGCCCTGCACCCAGATGGGACCCTCCACCTGCAGCCCCCATCTGATGGGTCCGACTACTTCCTGCACCTGGGGGACTGGCAGACGCTGCTGGCAGAGATGGAGTCAGTGAGCAGCTTCTGGAAGGGGGCAGCAGTGCTGTGCGGCTTGACAGGCATGGCGGTGATCCTGTACGCCCTCTGCCGGGCCTATCAGCAGCGCCGGCAcaagcaggagcaggaggagcaGCGGCGGCAGTTTGAGGCCCTGTGGGGCAACGGGGACACGGTGACTGAGTCTGGGGAGGGTGCGGCGGAGGACACATGTATCATCTGCCTGACACGGCCCCGCGAGTGCGTCCTGCTATGCTGCGGCCATGTCTGTTGCTGCTTCCGCTGCTACAAAGCCCTGCCTAGCCAcacctgccccatctgcaggAGCCCCATAGACAGGGTAGTGCCCCTCTATCAggcctga
- the LOC140917110 gene encoding mitochondrial ubiquitin ligase activator of nfkb 1-A-like isoform X2 — protein MDALPVTSGELLCLASSLAVSGLFYYLHRKKAKALARIQDAPKLQVDDGLPDLLSATSGQCLHYVALEGLVLPAKAALSSQHHEKLQGVIQKLVLKEHRLIWNSLARSWNESERVVSEQVYTVPFALASPSAEAVTQVSVESPLQAARLPLETVYEHFQHPTHGFKDLISHYLSGEKPKGLLETEEMLQVGASLTGIGELALHPDGTLHLQPPSDGSDYFLHLGDWQTLLAEMESVSSFWKGAAVLCGLTGMAVILYALCRAYQQRRHKQEQEEQRRQFEALWGNGDTVTESGEGAAEDTCIICLTRPRECVLLCCGHVCCCFRCYKALPSHTCPICRSPIDRVVPLYQA, from the exons ATGGACGCCCTGCCCGTCACCTCCGGGGAGCTGCTCTGCCTGGCCTCCAGCCTGGCCGTCTCCGGCCTCTTCTATTACCTGCACCGGAAGAAGGCCAAAGCGCTGGCTCGGATCCAG GACGCCCCGAAGCTTCAGGTAGATGATGGTCTGCCTGACCTGCTATCTGCCACCAGTGGCCAGTGCCTGCATTATGTTGCCTTAGAAG GGCTTGTCCTGCCAGCAAAAGCAGCTCTGTCCAGCCAGCATCATGAGAAGCTGCAGGGAGTGATCCAGAAACTAGTTCTGAAGGAGCATCGACTGATCTGGAACAGCCTGGCCCGGAGTTG GAATGAAAGTGAGCGGGTGGTTTCGGAGCAGGTGTACACAGTGCCCTTTGCCCTGGCATCCCCCAGTGCTGAGGCAGTGACGCAGGTGAGCGTAGAGAGCCCCTTACAGGCTGCCCGGCTGCCCCTGGAGACTGTATATGAGCACTTCCAGCACCCAACCCACGGCTTCAAAGACCTGATCAGTCATTACCTGAGCGGGGAGAAGCCCAAGGGCCTCCTGGAGACAGAGGAGATGCTGCAAGTGGGGGCAAGCCTGACTGGCATCGGGGAGCTGGCCCTGCACCCAGATGGGACCCTCCACCTGCAGCCCCCATCTGATGGGTCCGACTACTTCCTGCACCTGGGGGACTGGCAGACGCTGCTGGCAGAGATGGAGTCAGTGAGCAGCTTCTGGAAGGGGGCAGCAGTGCTGTGCGGCTTGACAGGCATGGCGGTGATCCTGTACGCCCTCTGCCGGGCCTATCAGCAGCGCCGGCAcaagcaggagcaggaggagcaGCGGCGGCAGTTTGAGGCCCTGTGGGGCAACGGGGACACGGTGACTGAGTCTGGGGAGGGTGCGGCGGAGGACACATGTATCATCTGCCTGACACGGCCCCGCGAGTGCGTCCTGCTATGCTGCGGCCATGTCTGTTGCTGCTTCCGCTGCTACAAAGCCCTGCCTAGCCAcacctgccccatctgcaggAGCCCCATAGACAGGGTAGTGCCCCTCTATCAggcctga